A segment of the Chlamydiota bacterium genome:
GTGTGGCTAAGGAGTATTTTTTCGCCATTTTTGCTACCCTTCAGGGCAGTTCGCCTCCCTTTTTTGTCGTTTTCCAGAAGAACATTGGGAAAATCCATACCACAATCCCTATCCCCCCTTCTCGTGAAGCGATTTGAAGAAGAGACGAGAGACACTGTCATCAAAGGAACAAGGGCGCTGGCTGTCATTGGGTGCATTTTAATTCCTCTCTTTGGGCTGTTGGATATTGTAACGGCTCCACGGTTCTTTACCCTTTTCATGGCTTTTAGGCTGGTGACAGTGTCTCTTCTCGTCATCATTGTCGCTGCGACTTTTTATCTCAAACGTTTCTCCGCTTTCTTAGGCATGGCCATGGTTTTTTCTATTGCTCTCATGATTGCCGCCATGATCCGTTTCCTGGGTTATGAAACGAGCTACTATGCTGGATTGAGTCTCGTCATCTTGGGAATGGGCCTTATGATTGGATGGGAACCTAGATATTCGATCATCTGTGGCACAATAATTCACTTTCTCTACTTGATTCCGATTTTAATCTTTGATGACATTGGGAATTGGCCAGCCTTTGTCAATAATAATCTCTTTTTGGGGTCGACAGCATTCGTGGCAGTTGTTGCGACCTTCCTAGCCTATCAATCACGCTGGCGAGAATTTTTGGCCAAAGCTAACTTAGAAGATTCCAATCGTAAACTCCAAGAGCTCGACCAACTCAAAAACCAATTCTTCGCGAATATCTCACATGAGCTGAGGACGCCATTGACGTTGATTTTGGCGCCGGCGGAATCGGTGATAAAAAAGGGTGAAGCGTGGGGCGTGAAGCGTGAAGCGCAAAAAAATGTGGAGGTTATTCGCAACAACGCGCTTCGGCTCTTGAAGCTCGTGAATCAGCTTTTAGACCTATCTAAAATTGACGCGGGGAAAATGGAACTTCATCTTTCTTCAGTACAAGTGGCGCCATTCTTGAAAGAGATTCAAGACTCCGTCCAACCCCTCGCGGATGAGAGAGGTCTGAAGCTCGAGTTTAACGCCTCAGAAGACTTGGAAGCGGAGTTTGATCGCGATCAGATGGAGAAGGTGATTCTCAATTTGGTCTATAACGCGGTGAAGTTTACGCCGAGGGGTGGAGAGATTGCTGTTGAGGCGAGGGTGGAGTGAGGGAAGATAAGGTAATTGGCTAACAACGTCCCTTCGTCCACAGTAGGAAGGATTACAGAAGATCGTATGAAAAACCATTTTGATGTAATCATTGTCGGTGGGGGACCTGGCGGTTCGTCTACCGCAACATTTTTAGCTAAAAAGGGCCTGAAGGTCGCATTAGTCGAGAAGGCCTCTTATCCCAGAGACAAGGTATGCGGAGATGGTGTTCCGTTTCCAGCCATTGATATTGTTGAAAGACTTGGTGTTTTCGATGAGATTCCTAGGCTTGGGTATAGGATAGAGGCAATCACAGTATCATCTCCCAATGGAAATCAGTTTAAGGTTCGTGCCGCAAAGTGGGTTGATGGCTCAATCGGTTACATTGTTCCACGAAATTCCTTTGACGAACTCCTTTTTCGTAATGCTTTTCAATGTGGTGCTACTGGCTTTGAAAATTTTTGTGTCGACGCAATCATAAAGGATGCTAGTCACAGTCAGAAATGGCAAGTGAGATCATCTGATGGTCGCTTGTTATCGTCAAATTTTCTTATTGGTGCCGATGGTGCGCATTCCGCGGTGGCCCGTACTCTTGGACTTTTTGAAAAAGACTACAAACATGAGATGGTTGCAATCAGAGGTTATTTTGACGATGTTAGTAGTTTAGAACGTAATATCGAACTCCATTTTTCTTCTAAGACTACGCCAGGTTATTTTTGGATATTCCCAACAGGTGAACGTTCAGCGAATATTGGGTTAATCACGACGCGACGGGAGCTTCAAAAACTTGGGGGCAATTTGAAAAGTATTTTTTACGAGGTTTCCCAAAGTCATTATCCTATTAAGAACAGGCTTCATGGAAGTCGAGCTATCTCGGAGATCAGGGGATGGCCGTTGCCACTTGGATCGAAGTTTGGACGTTGTTTTGATGATTCCGTATTGCTGGTTGGTGATGCGGCACGTTTAATTGATCCAACTACGGGTGAAGGAATATATTATGCCTTAAAGAGTGGAGAGATTGCTGCAAATGTTGCCTTTGATGCATTATCAGAAGGTAAAACTGCCAAAGAAGATTTGGCTATTTACCGTCAGCGACTCATTAAAGAATTCGGAAGTGATTTCCGGTTGGGCTATTTCCTTCAGAGGATGTTGGTTTATCCTGCAGCGGCGAACTTTCTTGTTAGACGAGCGATCAGTAGCTCTATGGTAGCGCAGTACCTTGGTAGTGTCATAGGTCACAGTAAACCAAAGCGCGCCCTTTTTTCGCCGTCTTTTTTGGTTCGATTATTTTTGCCAGACAATATTCTGCCTAAAGATCACGCAACTTTCGATAACCGTCAATATCCTCGCGTCCCTTGCGCCCTTGAATCTTATGCAGATGGTCACGTCTTTAGAGCCATTAACATTGGTTTAGCTGGCGTGAGATTCTTTGCTGATTTTCTTCCAAAGAAGTCTCATATAACTTTTACACTGAAAAACACTCAAGGAGTAACCCCCTCAACATACGATGGGCAAATAGTCTGGTCAAAGGGGGTCTCTCGATCTGCCGGCCAGTATCAACTCGGAGTCAAATTTCAGAATGTTAAATACGAACAACAAAATAAACTTCTTCATTTTATATGTGATTTGGATCGTACTAAATGAGCTTAAAAAAATTGTTTTAGGCAACAAGGTGCACTTTAGAGACAACTGTAAAAGTGGAGGGAGCATAGTGAAAAAGGGGGAAAATTAATTAGTTAACAGCGTTCCCTCTTCCGTCTTCAGGGGAGTAAGATATGGTTTCTACTAATTCTCTTGTTTCCGATACGTTTCTTAAAAAAGAAGAATTTGTTCCTATTAATCATGATGTTATCATGCCCCGTACGGGGAATAGTCAGGAACATATTCTGTCTTTTTCTCAGGAGCAAAGGCAATCTTTTAGGGTGTCTTGCCAATTTAAAATAAGTATCGATCGAGATAGCTCTGAAGAACTTTTTGCGTGGGTTGAGGATCTTAGCCAGAGTGGTTTGAGAATCAAGGCCTCCACTTTACCACTTCAATCGGGTACGGAGAATATCAGAATTACCTTCAATAATTTTTCGTTGGGAATGGA
Coding sequences within it:
- a CDS encoding geranylgeranyl reductase family protein, whose translation is MKNHFDVIIVGGGPGGSSTATFLAKKGLKVALVEKASYPRDKVCGDGVPFPAIDIVERLGVFDEIPRLGYRIEAITVSSPNGNQFKVRAAKWVDGSIGYIVPRNSFDELLFRNAFQCGATGFENFCVDAIIKDASHSQKWQVRSSDGRLLSSNFLIGADGAHSAVARTLGLFEKDYKHEMVAIRGYFDDVSSLERNIELHFSSKTTPGYFWIFPTGERSANIGLITTRRELQKLGGNLKSIFYEVSQSHYPIKNRLHGSRAISEIRGWPLPLGSKFGRCFDDSVLLVGDAARLIDPTTGEGIYYALKSGEIAANVAFDALSEGKTAKEDLAIYRQRLIKEFGSDFRLGYFLQRMLVYPAAANFLVRRAISSSMVAQYLGSVIGHSKPKRALFSPSFLVRLFLPDNILPKDHATFDNRQYPRVPCALESYADGHVFRAINIGLAGVRFFADFLPKKSHITFTLKNTQGVTPSTYDGQIVWSKGVSRSAGQYQLGVKFQNVKYEQQNKLLHFICDLDRTK